A part of Desulfuromonadales bacterium genomic DNA contains:
- a CDS encoding ABC transporter ATP-binding protein, with protein sequence MSHHIVEIENLGYTYPDGTAAIRGISFRIHHGESVALVGANGAGKSTLLLHLNGCLTPTAGKVRIGDFPLTKATLPNVRRTVGMVFQDPDDQLFMPTVFDDVAFGPLNLGLPPEEVEQRVTGALERVEALHLRDRPPYRLSAGEKRTVAIATVLAMAPDILVMDEPTTGLDPYHRRRLIGLLDSFHHTRVIATHDLDLVLDVCARTIVIHNGEVTADGPTAEIFADAELLSRSHLEKPLRLQGCPVCGG encoded by the coding sequence ATGAGCCATCATATCGTCGAGATCGAAAACCTCGGATACACCTACCCCGACGGCACCGCCGCCATCCGGGGGATCTCCTTCCGCATCCACCACGGCGAGTCGGTGGCCCTCGTCGGCGCCAACGGCGCCGGCAAATCGACCCTGCTGCTGCACCTCAACGGCTGCCTCACCCCAACCGCAGGAAAGGTGCGCATCGGCGACTTCCCGCTGACGAAAGCGACGCTCCCGAACGTCCGCCGCACGGTGGGAATGGTCTTCCAGGACCCGGACGACCAGCTGTTCATGCCGACCGTCTTCGACGACGTCGCTTTCGGCCCGCTCAACCTCGGCCTGCCGCCGGAAGAGGTCGAGCAGCGGGTCACCGGTGCCCTTGAGCGGGTCGAGGCCCTGCACCTGCGGGACCGCCCCCCCTACCGGCTCTCCGCCGGTGAAAAGCGCACCGTCGCCATCGCCACCGTCCTCGCCATGGCGCCGGACATCCTGGTCATGGACGAGCCGACCACCGGCCTCGACCCGTACCACCGCCGGCGCCTGATCGGCCTGCTCGACTCCTTCCACCACACCCGGGTCATCGCCACTCACGACCTCGATCTGGTCCTCGACGTCTGCGCCCGTACCATCGTCATCCACAACGGCGAGGTCACCGCCGACGGCCCGACCGCGGAAATCTTCGCCGACGCCGAGCTCCTTTCCCGCAGCCACCTGGAGAAGCCCCTGCGCCTGCAGGGCTGCCCGGTCTGCGGAGGGTAA
- the cbiQ gene encoding cobalt ECF transporter T component CbiQ has protein sequence MAKIDSAFFDIGTLDTLACRDSAIHRLDPRAKLVTTLVFVLVVVSFDRYAISALLPFGLFPLSLIILADLPPGYLLRKLLLAVPFAFCVGIFNPWFDRQTLLQFGPLAISGGWVSFASILLRFTLTVLAALVLIATTSFAGICRALEGLGAPRVFALQLLFLYRYLFVLIDEAQRLVRARALRSFGGRGPGMQVFGHLTGQLLLRTLDRAERIHLAMLCRGFAGEPRLLRPARIGRQEIVFTLGWSAVFIALRLYNVPQLLGRLLTEFAR, from the coding sequence ATGGCCAAGATCGACTCGGCATTCTTCGACATCGGCACCCTCGACACCCTGGCCTGCCGGGACTCGGCCATCCACCGCCTCGACCCGCGGGCCAAGCTGGTCACCACCCTGGTTTTCGTCCTGGTCGTCGTCTCCTTCGACCGCTACGCCATCTCGGCCCTTCTCCCCTTCGGGCTCTTTCCCCTGTCGCTGATCATCCTGGCCGACCTGCCGCCCGGCTACCTGCTGAGGAAGCTGCTGCTGGCCGTCCCCTTCGCCTTCTGCGTCGGCATCTTCAACCCCTGGTTCGACCGCCAGACCCTGCTGCAGTTCGGCCCGCTGGCCATCTCGGGCGGCTGGGTCTCCTTCGCCTCGATCCTGCTGCGCTTCACCCTGACCGTGCTCGCCGCCCTGGTGCTGATCGCCACCACCAGCTTCGCCGGCATCTGCCGGGCGCTGGAGGGGCTCGGCGCGCCCAGGGTCTTTGCCCTGCAGCTCCTCTTCCTCTACCGCTACCTGTTTGTCCTCATCGACGAGGCCCAGCGCCTCGTCCGTGCCCGCGCCCTGCGCTCCTTCGGCGGCCGGGGCCCGGGGATGCAGGTCTTCGGCCACCTGACCGGCCAACTGCTGCTGCGCACCCTCGACCGCGCCGAGCGCATTCACCTCGCCATGCTCTGCCGCGGCTTCGCCGGCGAGCCCCGCCTGCTGCGTCCCGCCCGCATCGGCCGGCAGGAGATCGTCTTCACCCTCGGCTGGTCCGCCGTCTTCATCGCCCTGCGTCTTTACAACGTCCCGCAGCTGCTGGGACGGCTGCTTACGGAGTTTGCCCGATGA
- the nikR gene encoding nickel-responsive transcriptional regulator NikR: MSDLTRFGISIDDRLLKRFDDLIADKGYVNRSEAIRDLIRNALVEDAWAREDEETVGTVTLVYDHHTRDLADKLTEQQHSHHEAIISALHVHLDAHHCLEVVVVKGKAKSVKRLADELIGTKGVKHGKLVTTTTGKGLL; encoded by the coding sequence ATGTCCGACCTGACCCGTTTCGGCATTTCCATCGACGACCGGCTCCTCAAGCGATTCGACGACCTGATCGCCGACAAGGGGTACGTCAACCGCTCCGAGGCGATCCGCGATCTGATCCGCAACGCCCTGGTCGAGGATGCCTGGGCACGGGAGGACGAGGAGACGGTGGGAACGGTCACCCTGGTCTACGACCACCACACCCGCGACCTCGCCGACAAGCTCACCGAGCAGCAGCACTCCCACCACGAGGCGATCATCTCCGCCCTGCACGTCCACCTCGACGCCCACCACTGCCTGGAGGTGGTGGTGGTCAAGGGGAAGGCGAAGAGCGTCAAGCGCCTGGCCGACGAACTGATCGGCACCAAAGGGGTCAAGCACGGCAAGCTGGTGACCACCACCACGGGCAAGGGGCTGCTCTGA